The Lentisphaera araneosa HTCC2155 genome has a window encoding:
- a CDS encoding alpha-ketoglutarate-dependent dioxygenase AlkB family protein, which translates to MTPQTHLFCNGEIIYHPHFFTDSEASQLFSELEKDLPWQCDKIRIMGKEHFIPRLHAWLADPNIHYNYSGIDLKINPWTQQVLKLKTLAEDKSHWTFNSMLANYYRDGKDSNGWHADNEKELGRNPLIAMFSFGQIRRFSIRSNENHKNKLDFDLNNGSLIIMKGPLQHTSQHCLRKTKKKCDARISLTFRLTHPQ; encoded by the coding sequence ATGACTCCACAAACCCATCTTTTTTGCAATGGCGAAATCATTTACCACCCTCATTTCTTCACTGACAGCGAAGCTTCACAGCTTTTTTCTGAGCTTGAAAAAGATCTTCCATGGCAATGTGACAAGATCCGAATCATGGGAAAAGAACATTTTATACCTAGATTACACGCCTGGCTTGCCGACCCCAACATCCATTACAATTACTCTGGGATTGATTTAAAAATAAACCCTTGGACTCAGCAAGTCCTCAAACTAAAAACGCTCGCAGAAGACAAGAGTCACTGGACCTTCAACTCTATGCTTGCGAACTATTATCGAGATGGCAAAGATTCAAACGGCTGGCATGCAGACAATGAAAAAGAACTTGGTCGCAATCCATTAATCGCCATGTTTAGTTTTGGCCAAATACGACGCTTCTCCATTCGATCAAACGAGAATCACAAAAACAAACTTGATTTCGATTTAAACAATGGCTCCCTCATCATCATGAAAGGCCCCCTACAGCACACGAGCCAACATTGCTTGCGCAAAACTAAAAAAAAATGCGATGCCCGCATAAGTTTAACTTTTCGACTAACTCATCCACAATAA
- a CDS encoding FKBP-type peptidyl-prolyl cis-trans isomerase, with the protein MNSKFFFTTAAFSLMAMSSVFAQEPAKAATPAEPAKPAMTFEQASKVISYNEGINLGQRLAEAKEMDSAEFLKGIQVGVEGKKNTLYSQPEIMEAMNVMRTEMQKRQAVEAAKFAEEQKTLSVSAKKEAFGDKQVTKTASGLEYVVMTAGSGESPKATDTVSVHYTGKLLNGTVFDSSVQRGEPIEFPLNGVIPGWTEGVQLMKPGAKYVFYIPSNLAYGPNGQGPIPANSDLIFEVELLKVVK; encoded by the coding sequence ATGAACAGCAAGTTCTTTTTTACAACTGCGGCGTTTAGTTTGATGGCAATGAGCTCTGTTTTTGCTCAAGAGCCAGCAAAAGCTGCGACTCCAGCAGAGCCCGCAAAACCAGCAATGACTTTTGAACAAGCGAGTAAAGTTATCAGTTACAACGAAGGTATCAACTTAGGTCAAAGACTTGCGGAAGCAAAAGAGATGGATTCTGCTGAATTCTTGAAAGGCATTCAAGTGGGTGTTGAAGGTAAGAAAAATACACTTTACTCACAGCCAGAAATCATGGAAGCGATGAACGTTATGCGTACAGAAATGCAGAAGCGTCAGGCTGTAGAAGCGGCGAAATTTGCAGAAGAGCAAAAAACACTTTCTGTTTCAGCTAAGAAAGAAGCTTTCGGTGATAAGCAAGTGACAAAGACTGCATCGGGTCTTGAGTACGTTGTGATGACTGCAGGTAGTGGTGAGAGCCCTAAGGCAACAGATACAGTTTCAGTTCACTACACAGGTAAGTTATTAAATGGAACTGTTTTCGACAGTTCAGTCCAGCGTGGCGAGCCAATCGAATTTCCACTTAATGGTGTGATTCCAGGTTGGACAGAAGGTGTTCAGCTTATGAAGCCAGGTGCGAAGTACGTTTTCTACATCCCTTCGAATCTTGCTTATGGCCCAAATGGCCAGGGTCCAATCCCAGCAAATTCAGATCTCATTTTTGAAGTTGAGTTACTTAAAGTCGTTAAGTAA
- a CDS encoding protein kinase domain-containing protein — MQRSRTRTAVDILKDIQPDVNNRYQVKSDLGKGGMGTVDAVDDTQLNRILAMKTLAPKHAKSPSTVESFLKEARFTAQLQHPNIIPVHDVGTSPDTNAPFYTMKLIEGESLLEVINKLKDKDPTYEKKYSLFERLNIFRKVCDALAYSHSRGIIHRDIKPANIMLGPYGEVLLVDWGLAKHIDEEEEKANPMADHSFEDSFLTHDGIIKGSLAYLSPEQAFGNIREIDRLTDIFLLGATLYHLLTLEAPYNYTEVAKLLNHAENAKHLHPLEQPGCDNLPLQVTDIITQAMSKNKDDRFQSVDAISSSIDYYLSGKHASSLKTYKRGEKLIHKDSKGSEAYVVVSGRVEIYHDDNEKHNVLEICEKGAILGELSLLTGKNRSANAIAMEETSVLVITRQMVLDELNKMPPWLEKTLSSLAFKLQNTNNDIHPFISASCALPVVTQTYYLFMEINFQAISENNELPGYSREQLAQQVADNLGLPKERTEGAINTLIQKQILEVDSVGIITPADLNELRALLKFIEMEGSKMKDTSTIGQDIPVSKIRKFTEIYRTLNSI; from the coding sequence ATGCAACGATCCCGAACACGCACCGCTGTTGACATCCTTAAAGACATCCAACCCGATGTAAACAATCGCTACCAGGTAAAATCAGACTTAGGCAAAGGCGGAATGGGCACAGTTGATGCTGTTGACGACACTCAACTCAACCGTATACTTGCCATGAAAACGCTGGCCCCCAAGCACGCAAAGAGTCCCTCTACAGTCGAATCCTTCTTAAAAGAAGCGCGTTTCACAGCTCAACTCCAGCACCCGAATATCATCCCTGTCCATGATGTGGGCACCTCTCCTGATACCAACGCGCCCTTCTATACTATGAAGTTAATTGAAGGGGAATCACTGCTAGAAGTCATCAATAAACTCAAAGATAAAGATCCCACATACGAAAAGAAATACAGTCTCTTTGAAAGACTCAATATTTTCCGAAAAGTATGTGACGCCCTCGCCTACTCCCACTCTAGAGGCATCATCCACCGTGACATAAAGCCTGCCAACATAATGCTTGGCCCCTATGGTGAAGTGCTGCTTGTGGACTGGGGATTAGCTAAACATATCGATGAAGAAGAGGAAAAAGCCAACCCTATGGCCGACCATAGCTTCGAAGATTCTTTCCTAACTCACGACGGTATTATTAAAGGGAGTCTAGCCTATCTATCTCCAGAGCAAGCTTTCGGTAATATCCGCGAGATTGATCGACTCACTGACATCTTTTTGTTAGGAGCAACTCTTTACCACCTACTCACCCTAGAAGCCCCATACAACTACACAGAAGTCGCAAAACTCCTCAACCATGCGGAGAACGCAAAACACCTCCACCCCCTAGAACAACCCGGCTGTGATAACCTCCCTCTACAAGTTACAGATATCATTACTCAGGCTATGTCGAAAAATAAAGACGACCGTTTCCAATCTGTTGACGCCATCTCTAGTTCCATCGATTATTACCTTAGTGGCAAACATGCTAGTAGCTTAAAGACTTATAAAAGAGGTGAAAAACTTATCCATAAAGATAGCAAAGGAAGCGAAGCTTACGTAGTGGTCTCTGGACGAGTCGAAATCTACCATGATGATAACGAAAAACATAATGTCTTAGAAATCTGCGAAAAAGGAGCCATCCTAGGGGAACTCTCTCTACTCACAGGTAAAAATCGATCGGCAAATGCTATCGCTATGGAAGAAACATCCGTCTTAGTCATAACTCGCCAAATGGTACTCGATGAATTGAATAAAATGCCTCCTTGGCTAGAAAAAACTCTCTCTTCCTTGGCTTTCAAACTCCAAAACACCAACAATGACATCCACCCCTTTATTAGCGCGAGCTGTGCACTACCTGTAGTCACACAGACCTATTATTTATTCATGGAGATAAACTTCCAGGCTATTTCCGAAAACAATGAACTCCCAGGATATAGCCGTGAGCAATTAGCTCAACAAGTAGCAGACAATCTCGGCCTCCCAAAAGAACGCACTGAAGGAGCTATAAATACACTCATTCAAAAGCAAATCTTAGAAGTAGACTCCGTTGGCATTATTACACCTGCAGATTTAAACGAACTCAGAGCACTTCTAAAATTCATTGAAATGGAAGGCTCAAAAATGAAAGACACCAGTACAATTGGCCAAGATATACCCGTTTCTAAAATTAGGAAATTTACCGAAATCTACCGCACCCTCAACAGTATATAA
- the hflX gene encoding GTPase HflX has translation MSISDEKKLDINNTAFLVGVYKKNDEKEECDQLLEELEELMQTMGVDVAGKKAIRNQKPSARFLLTSGKAEELFHNVMEAEAGIIVFDADISPSQQRNMERESCLAVIDRREVILEIFSQRATTREARLQIDLARAEYDLPRLTRAWTHLSRQRGGTNMKGEGERQIELDRRMVRARISRLQKELVKVRSQRATQRKQRRKKPVPNAAIVGYTNAGKSSLLNRLTNAGILADDKLFATLDPTTRRILLNNNQELLLTDTVGFIRKLPHDLVEAFKATLEETVVADFLIHVVDASDPDALQQMDTTFKVLNELDADTKKTIIAFNKIDQVEHSNRLASLRSAYPDCIFISVKSGQGIELLQERMCELIEHKLFDVELNIPFDRFDLMALIHRQCQVHSEKYDDNFIYVKCTAPNDLKNEIEDYIVNATIPNTHRC, from the coding sequence ATGAGCATTAGTGACGAGAAAAAACTCGACATAAATAACACCGCATTTTTAGTTGGTGTCTATAAAAAGAATGATGAAAAAGAAGAATGCGACCAGCTCCTAGAAGAACTTGAAGAACTCATGCAAACTATGGGCGTCGACGTCGCTGGTAAAAAAGCCATCCGCAATCAAAAACCTAGCGCTCGTTTCTTATTAACTAGCGGAAAGGCAGAAGAACTCTTCCATAATGTCATGGAAGCCGAAGCAGGCATCATTGTTTTCGACGCCGATATCAGCCCTTCTCAACAAAGGAATATGGAACGTGAATCCTGCCTAGCTGTTATTGACCGTCGCGAAGTCATCTTAGAAATTTTCTCACAGCGTGCCACCACACGGGAAGCTCGCCTCCAGATCGACCTGGCTCGTGCTGAATACGATCTGCCCCGTTTAACACGCGCCTGGACTCACTTATCACGCCAACGCGGTGGCACCAACATGAAAGGGGAAGGCGAACGTCAAATTGAGCTCGACCGTCGTATGGTTCGAGCCAGAATAAGTCGCCTACAAAAAGAGCTCGTAAAAGTACGTTCACAACGTGCCACTCAGCGTAAACAGAGAAGAAAAAAACCTGTTCCAAACGCCGCTATTGTGGGCTATACCAACGCAGGTAAATCTTCCCTACTTAACCGTCTCACCAACGCTGGAATCTTAGCTGACGACAAACTTTTTGCGACTCTCGATCCTACAACTCGCAGAATCTTACTCAATAACAATCAAGAATTACTATTAACCGACACGGTAGGCTTCATCCGAAAACTTCCACATGATTTAGTCGAAGCCTTCAAAGCGACTCTAGAAGAAACGGTTGTTGCAGATTTCCTCATCCATGTCGTTGATGCTTCTGATCCAGATGCCCTGCAGCAAATGGACACAACTTTTAAGGTTTTGAACGAATTAGACGCAGATACGAAAAAAACCATCATTGCTTTCAACAAAATCGACCAAGTCGAGCACTCTAATCGACTAGCCTCCTTGCGAAGCGCCTATCCAGACTGTATTTTTATATCAGTGAAATCTGGCCAAGGAATCGAACTCCTCCAAGAACGCATGTGTGAACTCATCGAGCACAAATTATTCGATGTTGAACTCAACATTCCTTTTGATCGTTTTGACCTCATGGCTTTAATTCACCGCCAATGCCAAGTACATAGTGAAAAGTACGACGATAACTTCATCTATGTAAAGTGCACCGCTCCGAATGACCTAAAAAATGAAATTGAGGATTATATTGTAAATGCAACGATCCCGAACACGCACCGCTGTTGA
- a CDS encoding cell envelope integrity protein TolA, with the protein MNESKKKRRKSILIFSVIIHGLALLSLFILPFFKKEKKEQVENSLSVSVDLSQLSPTTSKPKAITTPISTPEPETKPETPPKKATPESNKADLDKQAKEKAEQIKKDALKKATKALEEKKIRDQKARAKRDAEKKAAAQKEAAAKKERERKAQAKRDADRKAELKRQKEAADRRARERAAAAKKAAAKANAAKQSKLNNQYKSLLGAGLGQQWDRVYLDSGISTTDRVTVQVTIDRSGRIISKKIIKAAKSAALNRAAKTFLAGLTKLPAFPKGMDAKQITETFTLGRRI; encoded by the coding sequence ATGAATGAAAGTAAGAAAAAACGCCGAAAGTCAATTTTAATATTTTCCGTCATCATCCACGGACTCGCTCTACTCTCTCTATTTATATTACCTTTTTTCAAAAAGGAAAAAAAGGAACAAGTGGAGAACTCCCTGAGCGTCAGCGTTGACTTAAGCCAACTTAGCCCCACAACCTCAAAACCAAAAGCAATAACAACCCCCATCTCTACTCCTGAGCCTGAAACAAAACCCGAAACTCCCCCTAAAAAAGCAACACCTGAGTCCAATAAAGCTGACTTGGATAAGCAGGCTAAAGAGAAGGCAGAACAAATTAAAAAAGACGCCCTTAAGAAAGCAACTAAAGCACTCGAAGAAAAGAAAATTCGCGATCAAAAAGCTCGCGCCAAACGCGATGCAGAGAAAAAAGCAGCCGCACAAAAAGAGGCGGCGGCAAAAAAGGAGCGAGAGCGTAAAGCTCAAGCTAAACGCGACGCCGATAGGAAAGCCGAACTCAAAAGACAAAAAGAGGCTGCCGATAGACGCGCCAGAGAACGAGCGGCCGCAGCGAAAAAAGCGGCGGCTAAAGCTAACGCAGCCAAACAATCCAAACTCAACAATCAATATAAGTCACTTCTCGGAGCTGGCCTCGGCCAACAATGGGACCGAGTCTATCTCGATAGTGGAATAAGCACTACTGATCGAGTCACAGTCCAAGTCACGATCGATCGCAGTGGTAGAATCATCAGTAAAAAAATCATCAAGGCAGCTAAAAGCGCCGCCTTAAATCGCGCAGCTAAAACATTCCTCGCAGGACTCACCAAATTACCCGCTTTCCCTAAAGGCATGGACGCTAAACAAATCACAGAAACATTTACGCTAGGCCGCAGAATATGA
- a CDS encoding ExbD/TolR family protein produces the protein MARRHRENAVLSNIDVTPLVDITFILLITFMVTMPAMENRIKLPQMTDQAPPQPELETTVWYNADGEVVIEGNKLTIDELENYILNMDTTNKVFTVKADEGRPYGEVISVLRAIKKAGISDVSLGTSSEN, from the coding sequence ATGGCGAGACGTCACCGTGAAAACGCCGTCCTCTCAAATATTGATGTCACCCCCTTGGTCGACATAACTTTTATTCTACTTATTACCTTTATGGTAACCATGCCTGCCATGGAAAACCGCATCAAATTACCACAGATGACCGATCAGGCACCTCCTCAGCCAGAATTAGAAACCACTGTTTGGTACAATGCAGATGGAGAAGTCGTCATAGAAGGTAACAAGCTCACCATTGACGAACTTGAAAACTACATCCTAAATATGGACACAACTAATAAGGTATTCACAGTAAAAGCAGACGAAGGCCGACCTTACGGAGAAGTAATCTCTGTCCTACGCGCGATCAAAAAAGCCGGTATAAGTGACGTTTCCCTCGGCACTTCCAGTGAGAATTAA
- a CDS encoding MotA/TolQ/ExbB proton channel family protein produces MFDESSPYYYFLMSDNFGRFIVLLLFLVSIVSWFLMLEKWIEVKTALKNAFQLKSQLQDRGSCLLKCTQEFNSDHPIGKVYTSANHQLISLLHTNEHELLSFAHDNLLPRQISSIEIESVRKSMEQAVNDEILRYEGKMSSLSTIVSVSPFCGLLGTVYGVMTSFGGMAEHGSANIAAIAPGIAGALLTTVAGLLVAIPSVVGYNLLTAKIRTLISHMDNFTDFYIGNLTLHRVKK; encoded by the coding sequence ATGTTTGACGAAAGTTCACCTTATTACTACTTCTTGATGTCCGATAATTTCGGGCGCTTCATCGTACTTCTTCTCTTTTTAGTGTCGATAGTCTCTTGGTTTTTAATGCTAGAAAAATGGATTGAAGTGAAAACGGCTCTAAAAAATGCATTTCAACTCAAGTCCCAACTTCAAGATCGCGGATCTTGCTTATTAAAGTGTACCCAAGAATTCAATTCAGACCACCCAATTGGAAAAGTTTATACCTCAGCCAACCACCAACTTATTTCTCTACTCCATACTAATGAACATGAGTTGCTATCCTTCGCACATGATAATTTATTGCCTCGTCAAATCTCATCAATCGAAATCGAATCCGTCCGTAAGTCAATGGAACAGGCGGTAAATGACGAAATCCTACGCTATGAAGGAAAAATGAGCTCGCTTTCAACTATTGTCTCAGTCAGCCCTTTCTGTGGATTACTTGGCACTGTCTATGGAGTAATGACTTCTTTCGGCGGTATGGCTGAACATGGCTCAGCTAACATTGCAGCGATTGCACCAGGTATTGCTGGCGCACTACTAACAACAGTTGCAGGTCTTTTGGTCGCCATACCTTCAGTTGTTGGCTACAACTTACTCACCGCAAAAATCCGCACCCTTATTTCGCACATGGACAATTTCACCGATTTCTACATCGGAAACCTTACATTACATAGAGTGAAAAAGTAA
- a CDS encoding tetratricopeptide repeat protein, whose translation MNKKILAFLCLLLSLSAYSQSFDSESLKKSAEKGDEFSQFLLGLLYKNGQGVEQSFVNAAEQFMAAASQGNGAACHELGKFYEAGYAYRQSYEKAAEWYRRGIVFGEKRCVYSLAKLLTESRVEKKAKEDSDKMFEQAWDHFEERAKNDEVEANYFLGKMSFNGWGTLRSPHEALKYFKLGADAFDGASLYECARFYLKGIIVESNAKKGIDYLELAEENYSVEAIKMKLRLAQVGDKYLFLLPSREQQMLIEKKLADRGVSEFQYSYSMRLKKYNMKKFRLSGLSYLKSAADQQWIPAEYELGQILLFGKYAVDQDVQRGQRYIESAADGGHAKSKRLMHELRKHSGKK comes from the coding sequence ATGAATAAAAAAATATTGGCCTTTTTATGTCTGCTTTTAAGTTTAAGTGCGTATTCTCAATCATTTGATTCAGAATCACTTAAGAAGAGCGCTGAAAAAGGCGATGAGTTTTCACAGTTTTTACTTGGTTTACTTTATAAAAATGGTCAAGGTGTTGAGCAGAGTTTTGTGAATGCCGCTGAGCAATTTATGGCAGCGGCTAGTCAAGGTAATGGTGCTGCTTGTCACGAGTTGGGTAAGTTTTATGAGGCTGGTTATGCGTATAGACAATCCTACGAAAAGGCTGCTGAGTGGTACCGTCGTGGTATTGTGTTTGGTGAAAAACGTTGTGTCTATTCGCTTGCCAAGCTTTTGACTGAGTCTCGTGTAGAAAAGAAGGCTAAAGAAGATTCGGATAAAATGTTTGAGCAGGCTTGGGATCATTTCGAAGAGCGTGCGAAAAATGATGAAGTGGAAGCGAATTATTTTTTAGGAAAAATGAGTTTTAATGGTTGGGGGACTTTGCGGAGTCCGCATGAAGCGCTCAAATATTTTAAACTTGGTGCTGATGCGTTTGATGGAGCTAGCCTATATGAATGCGCACGCTTTTACCTCAAGGGGATTATCGTTGAGTCAAATGCAAAGAAGGGGATTGATTACTTGGAGTTAGCAGAAGAGAATTACTCAGTAGAAGCAATTAAAATGAAATTGCGTTTGGCACAAGTTGGAGATAAGTACTTATTCTTATTGCCGAGTCGTGAGCAGCAAATGCTGATTGAAAAGAAGCTTGCTGACCGTGGTGTTTCGGAATTTCAATATTCGTACAGCATGCGACTTAAGAAATATAATATGAAAAAATTTAGGCTATCAGGCTTATCTTACTTAAAATCAGCTGCGGACCAGCAATGGATTCCAGCAGAATATGAACTGGGGCAAATTTTACTCTTTGGTAAATATGCTGTTGATCAAGATGTTCAGCGTGGCCAACGTTACATTGAATCGGCTGCTGATGGTGGACATGCAAAATCAAAGCGTTTGATGCATGAACTGAGAAAGCACTCAGGAAAAAAATAA
- the cutA gene encoding divalent-cation tolerance protein CutA, giving the protein MLLVYTPCSSKEEAKFIASSLLKEGLIACANIIPNINSLYVWEGIVKDEEEFLLFAKCKEENKQGVEDRITELHSYECPCILQFSPTKTNTPFEAWLNNQ; this is encoded by the coding sequence ATGCTCTTAGTTTACACGCCTTGTTCAAGTAAAGAAGAAGCTAAATTCATTGCTTCTTCTTTACTGAAAGAAGGGCTTATTGCCTGCGCCAACATCATCCCAAACATTAATTCACTTTATGTTTGGGAAGGCATAGTTAAGGATGAAGAAGAATTCCTCTTATTCGCTAAATGCAAGGAGGAGAATAAGCAAGGTGTTGAAGATAGAATTACTGAACTACATTCATACGAATGCCCCTGCATTCTTCAGTTCTCACCCACAAAAACCAACACTCCTTTTGAAGCTTGGCTGAATAATCAATAA
- the pgm gene encoding phosphoglucomutase (alpha-D-glucose-1,6-bisphosphate-dependent), whose amino-acid sequence MSTHPQAGQLPTNDQLLNIDELLLAYTDKKTNLAPVSFGTSGHRGSSLKSSFNETHILAISQAICEYRKSQNINGPLYVGIDTHALSKPALISCLQVLAANDVEAYYQDDFGPSPTPVISHAILTWNEENKALADGIVITPSHNPPEDGGFKYNSIDGGPANTDITTWVENRANDIIANELKDVKKINADQVLDSANIKAYDYIPNYVNDLENVIDMQAIKDAKIKIAADPLGGASLPYWEPIVEKYGLDITVVNDSVDPTFKFMTCDRDGKIRMDCSSPWAMSSLIKLKDQYDIAFGNDPDSDRHGIVTRSSGLLNPNHYLSVAIKYLYENRTEWNQNLEVGKTLVSSSMIDKVGSEIKRTICEVPVGFKWFVDGLVSQKIAFGGEESAGASFLRKNGKVWTTDKDGIILCLLAAEILAVTKKDPGQLYQELTETHGAPIYARIDAAASPEQKDKLKKLSPEDISATSVAGFPILEKLSHASGNGAAIGGLKVTTESGWFAARPSGTEDIYKIYAESFISEEHLKELQKDAQEIVDSAIS is encoded by the coding sequence ATGTCTACACACCCTCAAGCTGGCCAATTACCCACAAACGACCAACTCCTCAATATCGACGAACTACTCCTCGCTTACACTGACAAAAAAACAAACCTTGCCCCCGTAAGCTTTGGCACATCAGGTCATCGCGGCAGCTCCTTAAAGTCATCCTTTAACGAAACTCATATCCTAGCTATTTCACAAGCTATTTGCGAGTACCGCAAATCTCAAAACATCAATGGCCCCCTCTACGTAGGCATTGATACACATGCACTTTCGAAACCAGCTCTCATCTCATGTTTACAAGTTCTCGCCGCCAATGATGTGGAAGCTTATTATCAAGACGACTTTGGGCCCAGCCCAACTCCCGTTATATCCCATGCAATCCTCACATGGAACGAAGAAAATAAAGCCTTAGCCGATGGCATTGTCATCACCCCTTCTCACAATCCACCAGAAGATGGTGGCTTCAAATACAATTCAATTGACGGTGGGCCCGCTAATACTGACATCACCACTTGGGTTGAAAACCGTGCCAACGACATCATTGCCAACGAACTCAAAGATGTCAAAAAAATTAATGCCGACCAAGTACTTGACTCAGCAAACATCAAAGCCTATGACTACATCCCTAACTACGTCAATGATCTAGAAAATGTAATCGACATGCAGGCCATCAAAGACGCTAAGATCAAAATAGCCGCAGACCCACTAGGCGGAGCTAGCCTTCCTTACTGGGAACCAATTGTGGAAAAATACGGCCTCGACATCACTGTCGTCAACGACTCGGTTGACCCCACTTTTAAATTCATGACTTGTGACCGCGATGGTAAAATCCGCATGGATTGTTCCTCTCCATGGGCAATGAGCTCTCTAATTAAACTCAAAGACCAATACGATATCGCCTTTGGCAATGACCCGGACAGCGATCGTCACGGCATCGTTACACGCTCATCGGGCTTACTCAATCCGAATCACTATTTATCTGTTGCCATCAAGTATCTCTACGAAAACAGAACTGAATGGAACCAAAACTTAGAAGTTGGTAAAACCCTAGTAAGCTCTAGCATGATTGATAAAGTTGGCTCAGAAATTAAGCGCACTATCTGCGAAGTCCCTGTTGGCTTCAAGTGGTTTGTCGATGGCCTCGTCTCTCAAAAGATCGCTTTTGGAGGCGAAGAAAGTGCAGGCGCATCATTCCTTAGAAAAAATGGTAAAGTCTGGACAACCGATAAAGACGGAATTATCCTCTGCCTACTCGCAGCTGAAATCCTTGCTGTCACCAAAAAAGATCCAGGCCAACTCTACCAGGAATTGACTGAGACACATGGCGCTCCCATCTACGCAAGGATTGATGCCGCTGCTAGTCCAGAGCAGAAAGACAAACTTAAAAAGCTTTCTCCCGAAGACATCAGTGCCACTTCTGTCGCAGGTTTCCCTATCCTAGAGAAACTCAGCCACGCAAGCGGCAACGGCGCTGCTATTGGCGGACTTAAAGTAACAACCGAATCTGGTTGGTTTGCTGCTCGCCCTTCAGGCACTGAAGATATTTACAAAATTTATGCAGAAAGTTTCATCAGTGAAGAGCACTTGAAAGAGCTCCAGAAAGATGCTCAAGAAATCGTAGACAGCGCCATCAGCTAA